ATGTCCTTCGGCAGCGCCGCCGAGGCGGCGAGGAGCCCCGCCGTGAGCACCGCCAGGATGATCGAGCCGGCGCCCGTCCTTCCTGCGAACGCGCTGATCGCTATGCCCAGGCCGAACACCACCAGGGCGCAGGAGAGACCGGTCTGCAGACTGGTGCCCAGGGGGTGGTCGTCCCAGGTCAGCCACGTCCCCAGGCCCCCGGCCAGCAGGGCGAGCGAGAACACCCGGCCGCCCGTGCGGCGCGGACCGCGCGACCGCAGCCTCGGCACCGGCGGTATGCCCAGGCGGTACGGGATGCCGTGGGCGATGTTGACCGCGGCCTTCACGTCCCGGTCGGGAACGTCCGGCGGGCCCCACAGATAGCCGGTGCCTCCCTCGTGCGTGCCGTCCTTGACTATCGGGTCCCGCCACCAGGAGGGATAGGCCGCCGCCACCGGCGGGGCCGTGGCCTCCGGTGGTGCGTCGGCGGCGGCCTGGGCGGCCAGCGGGTCGGGAGCGGGGGCACCGCGCCGCCGGGACCAGTACCCCGCGCCGGCCAGGAGCAGCGAGAGGACCGTGGCGAACGCCAGCATCGTGCCGTTTTTCAGCAGGGAGAGGAAGACCCCGCAGCCGACCAGCGCGAACAGCACGGCGGCGAGCGCCGGGCCGTCGACGCGCCCCGTCAGCAGCTTGCGCACCTCGTTCTCCTCCTCGTCCTCGAACGGGACGAAGAGCCAGACGAAGCCGTAGAAGAGGAGACCGAGACCGCCGACCGCGGACAGCACCGCGAGACCCACCCGGAAGATCACCGGGTCCATGTCGCACTGCCGGCCCAGCCCCGCGCACACCCCGCCCAGCATCTTGTACCGGCGGTCACGGCGGAACCGCTGCGGCACCTCGACGCCCGGCGCGTCCCCGGCGGTTGCCGGGTCCTCGTGCGCGCGCGGTTCCTCTCCGGGGCCCGGCCCGGATGCTCCGGAACCCGGCTTCTGCCCGGGCCCCGGTCCGGGCACGGACCGCCCCGGCCCGGCCTCCGGCTGCGGAGCGCCCGGGCCCGGGCCGGAACCCGGCCCCGCTGCCGCGTGTCGCTGATCTGTCATGCGTCCATCGTCCCCGCCCCACCGCCCGCACGGCAGCAGGGATGACCCTGGCAGAACCCTGATATCCGCCCGGACCCCCGCCGGGGAGATGTTCGATCACCACCGGGCCGAAGATCAGGGGAGTCTCGGGGACGATCCCTGATACCCGCCGTCCGCCGGACGTGTGACCATCGATGGCATGCCGGAAGCCGCCACAGCGCCACTCGCTCCTCCGCGGCCCCCGCGCAAGCTCTACCGCAGCAGCGACGGACGCTGGCTGGGCGGGGTGGCGCGAGGGCTCGCCGGACACCTCGGCCTGCCCGTGATCTGGGTCC
The DNA window shown above is from Streptomyces sp. NBC_00670 and carries:
- a CDS encoding PspC domain-containing protein, coding for MTDQRHAAAGPGSGPGPGAPQPEAGPGRSVPGPGPGQKPGSGASGPGPGEEPRAHEDPATAGDAPGVEVPQRFRRDRRYKMLGGVCAGLGRQCDMDPVIFRVGLAVLSAVGGLGLLFYGFVWLFVPFEDEEENEVRKLLTGRVDGPALAAVLFALVGCGVFLSLLKNGTMLAFATVLSLLLAGAGYWSRRRGAPAPDPLAAQAAADAPPEATAPPVAAAYPSWWRDPIVKDGTHEGGTGYLWGPPDVPDRDVKAAVNIAHGIPYRLGIPPVPRLRSRGPRRTGGRVFSLALLAGGLGTWLTWDDHPLGTSLQTGLSCALVVFGLGIAISAFAGRTGAGSIILAVLTAGLLAASAALPKDIGTHWARTTWSPASAAAVRESYDLGTGEGTLDLSRIRPAGGRTVSTDAEVGIGRLRVVLPPGATVRLDIDAGIGDIQLPGDTSKDVDVAPDKHKRVTLSPAAGEKKAGGSFDLRLQVGVGQVEVTRAAS